A window of Zingiber officinale cultivar Zhangliang chromosome 5A, Zo_v1.1, whole genome shotgun sequence contains these coding sequences:
- the LOC121981498 gene encoding transcription factor DIVARICATA-like, which yields MAINAHFCLLCSSVVSFRSASALYLPHSRGLPLREPGNLEKGGILHSLYAPGQLLCIPFLCYSMSRMEILTPRYACCNWYVTEKRKGSKGTGTWTQDENKRFEDALARFDKETPDRWVMVASSVPGKTPWEVENHYLDLVDDVRQIESGRIPCPGYDRSFSLEWEGNHGFEGLKHAHRIGGKRRTSHQERKKGVPWTEAEHKLFLLGLKEHGKGDWRNISRNFVITRTPAQVASHAQKYFIRLNSRGKDKRRSSIHDITTVNLSNNRPPPISQPSTLNTEPTTASAPSWIIDSYQHGETNGMFSSSAPRSRFMNAHHVEVPYS from the exons ATGGCCATAAATGCACATTTCTGCCTCCTCTGCTCCTCGGTCGTCTCTTTCCGCTCAGCCTCAGCTCTTTATCTTCCCCATTCCAGAGGTCTCCCACTCCGAGAACCGGGAAATCTGGAAAAAGGTGGCATCTTGCACTCTCTCTACGCGCCAGGGCAGCTGCTTTGTATTCCGTTTCTTTGTTACTCAAT GTCTCGAATGGAAATCCTTACTCCGCGTTACGCCTGCTGCAATTGGTACGTCACTGAGAAAAGAAAGGGTAGCAAAGGAACTGGCACTTGGACCCAGGATGAGAACAAACGCTTTGAGGATGCCTTGGCAAGGTTCGACAAAGAGACCCCTGACCGCTGGGTAATGGTGGCTTCTTCTGTCCCCGGGAAGACTCCATGGGAGGTGGAAAATCACTACCTGGATTTGGTGGATGATGTGAGGCAGATAGAATCTGGGAGAATTCCTTGTCCTGGTTATGATCGTTCTTTTTCTCTGGAGTGGGAGGGAAATCATGGCTTCGAAGGCCTGAAACATGCACACAGAATTGGCGGTAAGAGACGAACATCCCATCAGGAGAGGAAGAAAGGAGTCCCTTGGACTGAAGCGGAGCACAA GCTTTTTCTGCTTGGTCTCAAAGAACATGGTAAAGGGGATTGGCGAAATATTTCTCGAAATTTTGTGATCACAAGAACCCCTGCTCAAGTGGCGAGTCATGCACAGAAGTACTTCATTAGACTTAATTCACGTGGCAAAGATAAAAGAAGGTCTAGCATTCATGACATTACAACTGTGAATCTATCAAATAATAGGCCTCCCCCAATATCACAGCCGTCTACTCTAAATACTGAGCCGACCACAGCTTCTGCACCGTCATGGATTATCGATTCATATCAACATGGTGAAACAAACGGAATGTTTAGCTCATCGGCACCAAGGAGTCGATTCATGAACGCACATCATGTGGAAGTTCCTTATAGTTGA